A window of Candidatus Hydrogenedentota bacterium contains these coding sequences:
- a CDS encoding PAS domain-containing protein — MDSKRTGAHPGAAPLSQRHFEIIFNAIHDAILVLDADTQRILHANNQVLGLLGYHPEEILGRDLKSLLMEDDPGALNEAQLVDGVYGPVRMCCASGTTRSTDVAVAVIPWDGQPALLYSLRDVTERTRLEDERARLIAELRNALAEVKQLSGLLPICANCKRIRDDQGYWATVEQYISQHTEAEFSHGICPECRDKLYPELPRKA; from the coding sequence ATGGATTCAAAAAGGACCGGAGCGCACCCCGGCGCAGCCCCGCTGTCGCAGCGCCACTTCGAGATCATTTTCAACGCCATCCACGACGCGATCCTCGTACTTGATGCCGACACGCAGCGAATCCTGCACGCAAACAACCAGGTGCTCGGACTCCTCGGCTACCACCCCGAAGAAATCCTGGGCCGCGATCTAAAAAGTCTCCTGATGGAGGACGATCCCGGGGCCCTGAACGAGGCCCAACTGGTCGACGGCGTCTACGGGCCCGTCCGCATGTGCTGCGCCAGCGGAACCACCCGCAGCACCGACGTCGCCGTGGCCGTGATCCCCTGGGACGGCCAGCCGGCCCTCCTCTATTCCCTCCGCGACGTTACCGAGCGCACCCGCCTGGAAGACGAACGCGCGCGCCTCATTGCAGAGCTTCGCAACGCACTGGCGGAAGTCAAACAGCTCAGCGGCCTCCTCCCCATCTGCGCCAATTGCAAGCGTATTCGCGACGACCAGGGCTACTGGGCCACCGTCGAGCAGTACATCAGCCAGCACACCGAGGCCGAATTCAGCCACGGGATTTGCCCCGAGTGCCGGGACAAACTCTACCCCGAATTGCCGCGAAAGGCCTGA
- the murJ gene encoding murein biosynthesis integral membrane protein MurJ → MSKPGRSLTRFMAVFAGGTLISRLLGLARDIVIADTIPFVSREVFLFAFRFPNMLRDMLGEGAVNAAYVPLFSRTRETEGDDAFRRVARACFGATLLLFALLTLAGVLLVPFIPAALRLLQPFTGTAMPGDDHLGLALAVTPWLMPYFFLIGAGVFAMGPLFVMQRYSTASWSPALLNVALIAACLLASDYFPDPVWALVAGVWLGGIAQAAVLLVAMKRHAGFGLPSLELRHPGVRKAMLLLVPIVLGQATGEVNKVVDAFFAFKLEAVSYLYYANRLVQLPLSVFGLAVAVAILPSISAAGAREDYGEIRATLAHGFRQSAFLVMPALAGLLILREPIMQLLFAHEGGAFSPEEARHAANALFYLAWGLLFFSWVKVGVQGFYAVHNTATPVIVASLSMGLNIALNLALVGPMGYQGLALATTISYAANATGLYLLLCRRYGNLLTPDFARGLIKILLASTAMGCAVFLTHNATANAWPATAHGAELARVLIPVLAGLLTYPAACRLLRSEDLALIGRLTRRARKR, encoded by the coding sequence GTGAGCAAGCCGGGAAGAAGCCTCACCCGCTTCATGGCCGTGTTCGCGGGCGGCACCCTCATCAGCCGCCTGCTCGGACTCGCGCGGGACATCGTGATCGCCGACACGATCCCCTTCGTCTCGCGCGAGGTATTCCTCTTCGCCTTCCGCTTCCCCAATATGCTGCGCGACATGCTCGGCGAGGGCGCCGTCAACGCCGCCTACGTGCCGCTCTTCTCCCGCACCCGCGAAACCGAGGGCGACGACGCCTTCCGCCGCGTCGCGCGCGCCTGTTTCGGCGCCACCCTGCTGCTCTTCGCGCTGCTGACCCTCGCGGGTGTGCTCCTCGTCCCCTTCATTCCCGCGGCCCTGCGCCTCCTCCAACCCTTCACCGGAACCGCCATGCCCGGCGACGACCACCTGGGGCTGGCCCTGGCCGTGACGCCCTGGCTCATGCCGTATTTCTTCCTCATCGGAGCCGGTGTCTTCGCGATGGGCCCGCTATTCGTCATGCAACGATACAGCACGGCCTCCTGGTCGCCCGCACTGCTCAATGTCGCCCTGATAGCCGCATGTCTCCTCGCCAGCGACTACTTTCCCGACCCCGTCTGGGCCCTGGTCGCCGGCGTCTGGCTCGGCGGCATCGCCCAGGCCGCCGTACTGCTCGTCGCCATGAAACGCCACGCCGGCTTCGGCCTGCCCTCGCTCGAGTTAAGGCACCCCGGTGTCCGCAAGGCCATGCTGCTGCTCGTCCCCATCGTCCTCGGACAGGCCACGGGCGAGGTGAATAAAGTCGTCGACGCCTTCTTCGCCTTCAAACTGGAAGCAGTCTCGTACCTCTACTACGCAAACCGCCTCGTGCAGCTCCCCCTGTCCGTATTCGGGCTCGCCGTCGCCGTCGCCATCCTGCCGTCCATTTCCGCGGCCGGAGCCCGCGAGGACTATGGCGAAATCCGCGCCACCCTCGCCCACGGCTTCCGGCAGTCCGCGTTTCTCGTCATGCCCGCCCTGGCCGGCCTCCTGATACTTCGCGAGCCGATCATGCAGTTGCTCTTCGCCCACGAAGGCGGCGCCTTCTCCCCCGAAGAAGCCCGGCACGCCGCAAACGCCCTCTTCTACCTCGCTTGGGGCCTCCTCTTCTTCTCCTGGGTCAAGGTCGGCGTTCAGGGCTTCTACGCCGTGCACAATACCGCAACCCCCGTCATCGTCGCCTCCCTGAGCATGGGGCTCAACATCGCCCTCAACCTCGCGCTCGTCGGACCCATGGGCTACCAGGGCCTCGCCCTCGCCACCACCATCTCCTACGCCGCCAACGCTACCGGCCTCTACCTGCTACTCTGCCGCCGCTACGGCAACCTGCTCACCCCCGATTTCGCCCGCGGCCTGATCAAAATCCTGTTGGCCTCCACCGCCATGGGCTGCGCCGTCTTCCTCACCCACAATGCAACCGCAAACGCCTGGCCCGCAACCGCCCACGGAGCCGAACTTGCCCGCGTTCTCATCCCCGTACTCGCCGGCCTCCTGACCTACCCCGCCGCCTGCCGCCTCCTCCGCTCCGAAGACCTCGCCCTCATCGGACGCCTCACCCGCCGCGCCCGAAAACGCTGA
- the lnt gene encoding apolipoprotein N-acyltransferase → MLVFLRRYAWALLSGVLLAWAFPTFHWYPLAWVALVPLLVRAARCAPREAAFQFLAAGWIFYSITLQWLNANIFWAGGWAILGQQGLCLVLAAFWAALGALWSRLHRRWPGGRAALLFAALWITMEWVQARAFTGFCWAALGYSQGPDAWFAQLASLGGVILLSGILASVNASLAQAILAPDQRWIPAARALATVLLAHLIGLALYRAPESADPPYMVGLYQSNYPQHMKWDPDFQEEMLEMAVVQSHAVASAEPTQLFVWPEALVMSDFRVPRVLEQLQSFAASTDTPLFTGAVRRDNASGAAYNSSVLVRPDGATETYDKVHLAPFGEYIPFEERLSFARAFGAQGGLSAGAEQVVMEAGGRRFGPLICFEVLFAPQASECRALGADFLVVITNLAWFGQSNILGQELEIARFRAIENRLPLVQCANTGVSAVIDPYGRIDVIDGFVGRQGYVTWREGKPAPADAMLQRRAAAMPVPPPAAMLLPGSVDWFGRIVPILALAGVAILLAGKRGTSAPANAPEPAPEKSP, encoded by the coding sequence ATGCTCGTTTTTCTGCGGCGCTATGCCTGGGCGCTACTATCCGGCGTGCTCCTGGCGTGGGCCTTTCCGACCTTCCACTGGTACCCCCTGGCGTGGGTCGCGCTCGTACCCCTCCTCGTGCGCGCCGCCCGGTGCGCGCCCCGCGAGGCCGCGTTCCAGTTCCTCGCCGCCGGCTGGATCTTCTACTCCATCACGCTCCAATGGCTCAACGCAAACATCTTCTGGGCGGGCGGCTGGGCCATTCTCGGCCAGCAGGGCCTCTGCCTCGTCCTCGCCGCATTCTGGGCCGCACTCGGAGCCCTCTGGAGCCGCCTGCACCGCCGCTGGCCCGGCGGCCGCGCCGCCCTCCTCTTCGCCGCGCTCTGGATCACCATGGAATGGGTCCAGGCCCGCGCCTTCACCGGATTCTGCTGGGCCGCCCTGGGCTACAGCCAGGGCCCCGACGCCTGGTTCGCCCAACTCGCCTCGCTGGGCGGCGTGATCCTGCTCTCCGGCATACTGGCCAGCGTCAACGCCTCCCTCGCCCAGGCAATCCTCGCCCCGGACCAGCGCTGGATACCCGCCGCCCGCGCCCTGGCCACAGTCCTCCTCGCGCACCTCATCGGCCTCGCCCTCTACCGCGCGCCCGAATCCGCCGATCCCCCCTACATGGTCGGACTCTACCAGAGCAATTACCCGCAGCACATGAAATGGGACCCCGATTTCCAGGAGGAAATGCTGGAGATGGCCGTGGTCCAGTCCCATGCGGTGGCCAGCGCGGAGCCAACCCAGCTCTTCGTGTGGCCCGAGGCCCTCGTCATGAGCGATTTCCGCGTGCCCCGCGTGCTGGAACAGCTCCAGTCCTTTGCCGCCTCCACAGACACCCCCCTCTTCACCGGAGCCGTGCGCCGCGACAACGCCAGCGGCGCCGCCTACAACAGCAGCGTCCTCGTCCGGCCTGATGGCGCCACCGAAACCTACGACAAAGTCCACCTCGCCCCCTTCGGAGAGTACATCCCCTTCGAGGAGCGCCTCTCCTTCGCGCGAGCCTTCGGCGCGCAGGGCGGCCTCTCGGCGGGCGCGGAACAGGTGGTCATGGAAGCTGGCGGACGCCGCTTCGGGCCCCTGATCTGCTTCGAAGTCCTCTTCGCCCCGCAAGCCTCCGAATGCCGCGCCCTCGGAGCCGACTTCCTCGTCGTAATCACCAACCTCGCCTGGTTCGGACAGAGCAACATCCTGGGCCAGGAATTGGAAATTGCCCGCTTTCGCGCGATCGAGAACCGGCTCCCGCTCGTCCAATGCGCAAACACCGGCGTTTCCGCCGTCATCGACCCCTACGGACGAATCGACGTCATCGATGGCTTCGTCGGAAGACAGGGCTACGTCACCTGGCGCGAGGGCAAACCGGCGCCCGCGGACGCCATGCTCCAACGCCGCGCCGCCGCCATGCCAGTACCGCCTCCCGCCGCCATGCTCCTGCCCGGTTCCGTGGACTGGTTCGGTCGCATCGTTCCCATCCTCGCCCTCGCCGGCGTCGCGATCCTCCTCGCCGGAAAGCGCGGGACCAGCGCACCCGCCAACGCGCCCGAACCGGCGCCCGAAAAAAGCCCGTGA
- a CDS encoding type II and III secretion system protein, with translation MRRHCWIAGLILLFAAMPGLSHGQDEAPAEAPPAEEAPPAEAAEEAPPAEAPPEGPTGPEDIRQVQIKVRIVETNERGLRELGANLNYTRILRGVEQSGSLQQVTTNVVDTVGDFNRVTLPVPGVGTPLRPDEDSSNVNGIQTREGGGLTATLIDSDHGTIDAVFRGVEGGRDSDTVSRPELLVINGMRAEINAGGEVPFQSVEYKNNAIPQLKVEFKTIGVNLALTPTIQPNNMVKLQIEKLDVTDTLRIDNVRGIDLPVFSQRSQTGTVYVPDGQTLVTGGLTSNLVRQSERRVPIIGDLPVIGFPFRSRVSESQQTTLLIFVTPTVVDLRNLTPDSQRALEFWKNGTWDHERRISAEVDAMNF, from the coding sequence ATGAGACGCCATTGCTGGATTGCCGGACTGATTCTTCTCTTCGCGGCGATGCCCGGTCTGTCGCATGGCCAGGATGAGGCCCCCGCGGAAGCCCCGCCCGCCGAAGAAGCCCCGCCCGCCGAGGCCGCCGAGGAGGCCCCGCCCGCCGAAGCCCCGCCCGAAGGCCCCACCGGGCCGGAGGACATTCGCCAGGTACAGATCAAGGTCCGCATTGTCGAGACCAATGAACGCGGCCTCCGCGAACTCGGCGCCAATCTGAACTATACCCGGATTCTCCGGGGCGTCGAACAGAGCGGATCGCTCCAGCAGGTTACGACCAACGTTGTCGACACCGTCGGCGACTTCAATCGCGTCACCCTCCCGGTACCCGGTGTCGGCACGCCCTTGCGCCCCGACGAAGACAGCAGCAACGTGAACGGCATTCAGACGCGCGAAGGCGGCGGGCTGACGGCCACGCTTATCGATTCCGACCACGGCACGATCGACGCGGTCTTTCGCGGTGTCGAGGGAGGGCGCGATTCGGATACCGTTTCCCGCCCCGAACTCCTCGTCATCAACGGCATGCGCGCCGAAATCAACGCGGGCGGCGAAGTCCCCTTCCAGAGCGTCGAGTACAAGAACAATGCCATTCCCCAGCTCAAGGTGGAATTCAAGACCATCGGCGTGAACCTGGCCCTGACCCCAACCATCCAGCCAAACAACATGGTCAAGCTCCAGATCGAAAAGCTCGACGTGACCGATACCCTCCGGATCGACAACGTCCGCGGAATCGACCTGCCCGTGTTCTCCCAGCGCTCGCAAACCGGCACCGTCTACGTTCCAGACGGGCAAACCCTCGTCACCGGCGGACTCACGTCAAACCTCGTCCGCCAGTCGGAGCGCCGCGTCCCCATTATCGGCGACCTGCCCGTTATCGGTTTCCCGTTCCGCAGCCGCGTCTCCGAATCGCAACAGACCACCCTGCTGATTTTCGTGACGCCCACCGTCGTCGATCTGCGAAACCTCACGCCGGACAGCCAGCGCGCGCTCGAATTCTGGAAGAACGGAACCTGGGATCACGAGCGCCGCATCTCCGCGGAAGTGGACGCAATGAACTTCTAG
- a CDS encoding FxLYD domain-containing protein: protein MPRLFQGGACALSGFLLLALLAGCQNTQQPRLIRDNSGPFASNNAALISASARQDLAEAQRMMRAGEYSVVIPRLTSLVAQYPDTDAGKEGWYFLGLTYYKINGLYNADRSFRKYLELAPEGKYAGLTREYVAGIEAATLAQAVDTAALEARVASFDGVAEPQELAAHLELANVYWNNTDYNKAAFLYRRILSIWPSLKDDAVIRQRMELGPDGEYVVLTPDEVERRYADAEPLAIFNTQSWRSGRYRADQYDYSNQHYNVSGQVVNRADYPLRDVAVIVTIYGFAGRVYDSQRYAIGRLNPGDTRAFSLRFTNFDNIENVHRYECVGTYLR from the coding sequence ATGCCCAGGCTGTTCCAAGGGGGGGCATGCGCGCTGAGCGGGTTCCTCCTGCTTGCGCTGTTGGCGGGTTGCCAGAACACCCAGCAACCCAGGCTGATTCGCGACAATAGCGGCCCATTTGCGTCAAACAACGCCGCACTCATCAGCGCAAGCGCCCGGCAGGACCTCGCCGAAGCCCAGCGTATGATGCGCGCCGGGGAATATTCCGTCGTCATACCCCGCCTCACCTCGCTCGTCGCACAATACCCGGACACGGACGCGGGAAAAGAAGGGTGGTACTTCCTCGGGCTGACCTATTACAAGATTAACGGCCTCTACAACGCCGATCGGAGTTTCAGGAAGTATCTGGAACTGGCCCCCGAAGGAAAATACGCCGGCCTCACGCGCGAATACGTGGCGGGCATCGAGGCCGCAACACTGGCGCAGGCCGTCGACACGGCCGCACTGGAAGCCCGCGTGGCAAGCTTCGATGGCGTCGCCGAACCGCAGGAGCTCGCCGCCCATTTGGAACTGGCCAACGTTTACTGGAATAATACCGACTACAACAAGGCCGCATTCCTCTACCGGAGAATACTTTCCATCTGGCCATCGCTGAAAGACGACGCGGTCATCCGCCAGCGCATGGAACTCGGACCGGACGGCGAATATGTCGTGCTCACTCCCGACGAGGTGGAGCGGCGCTACGCGGACGCGGAGCCGCTGGCGATTTTCAACACACAATCCTGGAGAAGCGGCCGCTACCGCGCCGACCAGTACGATTACTCCAACCAGCACTATAACGTTTCCGGCCAGGTGGTGAACCGTGCGGACTACCCCCTGCGAGACGTCGCCGTCATCGTTACCATATATGGCTTCGCGGGGCGCGTCTACGACAGCCAGCGCTACGCTATCGGCCGATTGAACCCCGGAGATACGCGCGCATTCAGCCTGCGTTTCACCAATTTCGACAACATTGAGAACGTGCACCGCTACGAATGCGTCGGCACGTACCTCCGATAA
- a CDS encoding DUF4139 domain-containing protein, whose product MRKYATFLFFAALIAGTAGADALEASARAALQAAAANAAPATPRLNDPLAESVNAGETTLADQTDVAITVYNNDRALVRDRRTIKLLPGEVQLKFMDVASQILPETVSLKSTSNPGGLTILEQNYEFDLMSPSALMNKYVGRAVRLINKSSDYSFHEVEATLLANNEGPIYQVGEEIYLGHPGTVVLPEIPEELIAKPTLVWLLDNGGADHEVEVTYLANGISWRADYVLRLSRDEQSLDVEGWVTLTNGSGTTYNNAALKLVAGDVNVVRPERPMMRMSAEMAVAADSFMPQEESFAEYHLYTMPRRTTIKQNQTKQVSLLRAQGAKVTKVYEFRGQEHYYMQPAPVPPEKVGVFVEIENAEENQLGMPLPAGVMRVYQEDSSGMLQFAGEDRIKHTPKNETVRLRLGNAFDIVGERTQTDFTRVANNVHESSFRIVLRNHKDQDVTVDVVEPMPGDWRILESSHTHEKKDARTAVFSIAVPADGEVELTYRARVTF is encoded by the coding sequence ATGAGGAAGTACGCGACTTTTCTATTTTTTGCGGCGCTGATCGCGGGCACGGCGGGCGCGGACGCGCTGGAAGCCTCGGCGCGCGCCGCACTTCAGGCGGCGGCGGCCAACGCGGCCCCGGCGACGCCCCGGCTGAACGATCCGCTGGCGGAGTCGGTGAATGCGGGCGAAACGACGCTGGCGGACCAGACGGACGTGGCGATCACGGTGTATAACAACGATCGGGCGCTGGTCCGGGATCGCCGGACGATCAAGTTGCTGCCCGGCGAGGTCCAGCTGAAGTTCATGGATGTGGCGTCGCAGATTCTGCCGGAGACGGTGAGCCTGAAATCGACCTCGAACCCGGGGGGGCTGACGATCCTTGAGCAGAACTACGAGTTCGATCTCATGAGCCCGTCCGCGCTGATGAACAAGTACGTCGGGCGCGCGGTGCGGCTGATTAACAAGTCGTCGGACTATTCGTTCCACGAGGTGGAGGCGACGCTTCTGGCGAACAACGAGGGTCCGATTTATCAGGTGGGGGAGGAGATCTACCTGGGGCATCCCGGAACCGTGGTGCTTCCGGAGATCCCGGAGGAGCTGATCGCGAAGCCCACGCTGGTATGGCTGCTGGACAATGGCGGGGCCGATCATGAGGTGGAGGTGACGTACCTGGCGAATGGGATTTCGTGGCGGGCGGACTATGTGCTGCGGCTTTCGCGGGACGAGCAATCGCTCGATGTCGAGGGCTGGGTGACGCTCACCAACGGGTCGGGGACGACGTACAACAACGCCGCGCTCAAGCTGGTCGCGGGCGATGTGAACGTCGTGCGCCCCGAGCGGCCGATGATGCGGATGTCGGCGGAGATGGCGGTGGCGGCGGACAGCTTCATGCCGCAGGAGGAGTCCTTCGCGGAGTACCACCTGTACACCATGCCGCGGCGCACGACGATCAAGCAGAATCAGACCAAGCAGGTCAGCCTGTTGCGCGCCCAGGGCGCGAAGGTGACGAAGGTGTATGAATTCCGTGGCCAGGAGCACTATTACATGCAGCCCGCGCCCGTCCCGCCGGAAAAAGTCGGCGTGTTTGTGGAGATTGAGAACGCCGAGGAGAACCAGCTGGGCATGCCGCTGCCGGCGGGTGTGATGCGCGTGTACCAGGAGGATTCCAGCGGGATGCTCCAGTTCGCGGGCGAGGACCGCATCAAGCACACGCCCAAGAATGAGACGGTGCGCCTGCGCCTCGGCAACGCCTTCGATATCGTGGGCGAGCGGACGCAGACGGACTTCACCCGGGTTGCGAACAACGTGCACGAATCGAGCTTCCGCATTGTGCTGCGGAACCACAAGGATCAGGACGTGACGGTTGATGTGGTCGAGCCGATGCCGGGCGACTGGCGGATCCTCGAGTCGTCGCACACGCACGAGAAGAAGGATGCGCGGACGGCGGTGTTCTCGATAGCCGTGCCGGCGGATGGCGAAGTGGAGCTTACGTACCGGGCCCGCGTGACGTTCTAA
- a CDS encoding endonuclease III, with product MTRIQREIVRAAFRLAFAYPKTDLDNPPRALDDLIYIILSGQTSEINYQRAYATLRARYPDWEAARRAPARSIERAIRGAGLSVQKARYIKAILARVHADFGETSLDGLADWPTGDAETYLRRLPGVGVKTARCVLLYTLGRDVFPADVHCLRIMERAGWLKRGKRRMEDVADAAQALVLPAIRRELHISLVQHGRAVCKPVRPECRRCCIAECCRWGKKSR from the coding sequence ATGACCCGAATTCAGCGCGAGATTGTGCGGGCGGCGTTCCGGCTGGCCTTTGCGTATCCGAAGACGGACCTGGACAATCCGCCCCGTGCGCTGGATGATCTGATCTACATTATCCTCTCCGGGCAGACTTCGGAAATCAACTACCAGCGCGCGTATGCAACGTTGCGCGCGCGTTATCCGGACTGGGAGGCGGCCCGCCGCGCGCCGGCGCGATCCATCGAGCGGGCCATACGCGGCGCGGGGCTTTCCGTGCAGAAGGCGCGCTACATCAAGGCGATTCTGGCGCGGGTCCATGCCGATTTCGGAGAAACCTCGCTGGACGGCCTCGCGGATTGGCCAACCGGGGACGCCGAGACGTATCTGCGCCGCCTGCCCGGCGTCGGTGTGAAGACGGCGCGCTGCGTGTTGCTGTACACGCTGGGCCGCGACGTGTTCCCGGCGGATGTGCATTGTCTGCGCATCATGGAACGCGCGGGCTGGCTGAAGCGGGGGAAACGCCGCATGGAGGACGTCGCGGACGCCGCGCAGGCGCTGGTGCTGCCGGCGATCCGGCGGGAGTTGCACATCAGCCTCGTCCAGCACGGGCGCGCGGTTTGTAAGCCGGTGCGCCCGGAATGCCGGCGGTGCTGCATTGCGGAGTGTTGCCGTTGGGGGAAGAAAAGCCGGTAA